A stretch of Paenibacillus mucilaginosus 3016 DNA encodes these proteins:
- a CDS encoding DNA-3-methyladenine glycosylase family protein, which produces MPLQDTHALTFSLTVPPDFRFAPCLDYMARSDNESLFEVRDGGVNRLLLLSGEPVLLRITAEEEQTLTVRVLAGAWKGEAARVEAERYIRDWFDLDRDLEPFYRLAMGHGVLGGLAREFNGLRLVGVPDLFEALCWAIVGQQVNLAFAYTLKRRLTETYGDSLEWEGRIYRHFPRPGQLAAAEPEALGALQLTRMKSAAVLDVARRMSGGALSREGLLALGSFRAAEEQLLQIRGVGPWTSQYVRMRCLRDPEAYPVGDVGLHNAVRLLLGLDRKPTLPELQALFADWPGWEAYAAFYLWRALY; this is translated from the coding sequence TTGCCGCTGCAGGACACGCACGCTTTGACTTTTAGCCTGACGGTGCCGCCTGACTTCCGCTTCGCTCCCTGCCTGGATTACATGGCCCGGTCGGACAACGAATCGCTCTTCGAAGTCCGGGACGGCGGAGTGAACCGCCTGCTGCTCCTCTCCGGCGAGCCGGTGCTGCTCCGGATTACGGCGGAGGAGGAGCAGACTCTTACGGTCCGCGTGCTCGCCGGAGCGTGGAAGGGCGAGGCTGCCCGGGTGGAGGCGGAGCGCTATATCCGCGACTGGTTCGACCTGGACCGGGACCTGGAGCCGTTCTACCGGCTGGCCATGGGGCACGGCGTTCTGGGAGGATTGGCCCGGGAGTTCAACGGGCTCCGGCTGGTCGGCGTGCCCGATCTCTTCGAGGCTCTGTGCTGGGCGATCGTCGGCCAGCAGGTCAATCTCGCGTTCGCGTATACGCTGAAGCGCCGGCTGACCGAGACGTACGGCGATTCACTGGAGTGGGAAGGGCGGATCTACCGCCACTTCCCTCGTCCCGGGCAGCTCGCCGCTGCGGAGCCGGAGGCCCTGGGGGCACTGCAGCTTACGCGGATGAAATCGGCCGCGGTGCTGGACGTCGCCCGGCGGATGAGCGGGGGAGCGCTGTCGCGGGAGGGACTGCTCGCGCTCGGCAGCTTCCGGGCGGCGGAGGAGCAGCTGCTGCAGATCCGCGGCGTCGGGCCGTGGACCTCGCAGTACGTGCGGATGCGCTGCCTGCGGGACCCGGAGGCTTACCCGGTCGGTGACGTCGGGCTGCACAACGCGGTCCGTCTCCTGCTGGGGCTGGACCGCAAGCCGACGCTGCCCGAGCTGCAGGCGTTGTTCGCGGATTGGCCGGGGTGGGAGGCGTACGCCGCTTTTTACCTGTGGCGGGCATTGTATTAA
- a CDS encoding methylated-DNA--[protein]-cysteine S-methyltransferase, with amino-acid sequence MKPSGEAVKHKDAFVYYTPFQVFGETWTLFATEQGLCRIHFPHEGLESAAAWLRRHLPRAVLTEDREVFLRNGAWAVLEAYFAGKAARFEDIALDLRGTPFQQEVWRELGRIPAGTTRSYREIAEAVGRPQAVRAVGAANGANPLPVIFPCHRVIGADGTLTGYRGGLRIKQALLALEGVSGLAAAGHARFDF; translated from the coding sequence GTGAAACCAAGCGGAGAAGCAGTGAAGCATAAAGACGCATTCGTGTATTACACGCCATTCCAGGTGTTCGGGGAGACATGGACCCTGTTCGCCACGGAGCAGGGGCTGTGCCGCATTCATTTTCCGCATGAGGGGCTGGAGTCGGCCGCAGCGTGGCTGCGGCGCCACCTGCCCCGCGCGGTGCTCACGGAGGACCGGGAGGTGTTCCTGCGAAACGGCGCGTGGGCGGTGCTTGAGGCTTATTTTGCCGGGAAGGCGGCCCGCTTCGAGGACATCGCTCTGGATCTGCGGGGGACGCCGTTCCAGCAGGAGGTATGGCGCGAGCTCGGCCGGATTCCCGCCGGCACGACCCGCTCGTACCGGGAGATCGCCGAGGCGGTGGGGCGGCCCCAAGCCGTGCGGGCCGTGGGGGCGGCGAACGGCGCGAACCCGCTGCCGGTCATCTTCCCGTGCCACCGGGTCATCGGGGCGGACGGCACGCTGACCGGCTACCGCGGCGGGCTGCGGATCAAGCAGGCGCTGCTGGCGCTCGAGGGGGTGAGCGGCCTTGCCGCTGCAGGACACGCACGCTTTGACTTTTAG
- a CDS encoding helix-turn-helix transcriptional regulator, which yields MPQGYGGQLTLKTLAEQLAVSPFHLQRTYKRVTGHSPAVQLQRVRLQAARELLADPSVSMAEAGAAIGFRSPSHFAVWFRQETGLSPTEYRERHESGQPKEEQR from the coding sequence TTGCCACAAGGCTATGGCGGCCAGCTGACGCTGAAAACGCTGGCCGAGCAGCTGGCGGTGTCGCCGTTTCACCTGCAGCGGACCTACAAGCGGGTGACCGGGCACAGCCCGGCGGTTCAGCTCCAGCGGGTGAGGCTGCAGGCGGCCCGGGAGCTGCTGGCGGATCCCTCCGTCTCTATGGCGGAGGCCGGGGCAGCGATAGGTTTTCGGAGCCCCTCGCATTTTGCGGTGTGGTTCCGGCAGGAGACGGGGCTCAGCCCCACGGAGTACCGGGAGCGGCATGAATCCGGCCAACCAAAGGAGGAGCAGCGGTGA
- a CDS encoding DUF423 domain-containing protein has product MTSLLVLGSLNMFLVVALGAFGAHGLKNKLTEDAMKVYQTGVQYHMAHALGLLLIGVLSGQLPEASLLGTAGWLLFAGIVLFSGSLYALSLTGIRKLGAITPLGGLAFLAGWILVLISVL; this is encoded by the coding sequence ATGACATCCTTACTCGTACTCGGCAGCCTGAACATGTTCCTCGTCGTCGCACTCGGCGCGTTCGGGGCGCATGGACTGAAGAACAAGCTGACCGAAGACGCCATGAAAGTATACCAGACCGGGGTCCAATATCATATGGCCCACGCGCTGGGGCTGCTGCTGATCGGGGTACTGTCCGGACAGCTGCCGGAAGCGTCACTTCTGGGGACGGCCGGCTGGCTGCTCTTCGCAGGCATCGTGCTGTTCTCGGGCAGCCTGTATGCGCTGAGCCTCACAGGAATCCGCAAGCTCGGGGCGATAACGCCGCTGGGCGGCCTCGCCTTTTTGGCCGGCTGGATTCTGGTCCTGATCTCGGTACTCTAA
- a CDS encoding organic hydroperoxide resistance protein, translated as MSALYTAEVTATGGRQGRVVSADGVLDVEIKMPKALGGPGGEGTNPEQLFAAGYAACFDSALNLVIRTKKVPGITHTSVTAHISILSDEADGGFKLAGVLEVYIEGADRETAQMLLEAAHGVCPYSKATRGNIDVALKLV; from the coding sequence ATGAGCGCATTGTATACAGCGGAAGTTACGGCAACAGGCGGCCGGCAGGGACGGGTCGTATCGGCGGACGGGGTGCTCGATGTGGAGATCAAGATGCCGAAGGCGCTCGGAGGCCCGGGTGGGGAAGGAACGAATCCCGAGCAGCTCTTCGCCGCAGGGTACGCAGCCTGCTTCGATTCGGCGCTGAATCTGGTCATCCGTACGAAGAAGGTGCCGGGCATTACGCATACGTCGGTGACGGCCCACATCTCCATCCTTAGCGATGAAGCGGACGGAGGCTTCAAGCTGGCAGGCGTACTCGAGGTGTATATCGAAGGGGCGGACCGCGAGACGGCGCAGATGCTGCTCGAAGCGGCGCACGGCGTGTGTCCGTATTCGAAGGCAACCCGCGGCAACATTGACGTGGCGCTCAAGCTGGTTTAA
- a CDS encoding MDR family MFS transporter yields MVAESKEQRLITWGLLLGLILSSVDQTIVAAAMPNVLGEWGDLSLYSWAFSVYMLASTVTMPIYGRLADLFGRKLTYMAGMGLFLLGSLLCGMAGSMASFIAFRGVQGLGAGALMPIAFTIAADVFPPERRGRFMGLFSAVFAVSSIVGPALGGWMTELWSWRGIFWIQLPIGAAALYFVRKGLHEDVRRQQKPSVDGWGALLLAGGVTSLLTALVVGGETYAWGSAPALGWFAVSTLLLGAFIGVEMRVKEPLIPLRLFRLKTLGYGSLAGFFVSAGMFGAIAYVPLYVQGVMGLSASTAGSMLIPLMLSAAVTSMACGRWMLRTTFRGILLPSLALMLAGFLLLSRLDTDSSLPELLLSLILTGLGMGAVYPALGTAAQHAVDWQERGAATSCSQFFRSIGGTIGVSVLGSLLAGRMSAWQELLVSRSVSAAGSQLEAGARPEMVLLDPAGRASLPPELLSAGEAALSSAIGDVFLAGALFVAIGLAASTLLGSARLVQRSR; encoded by the coding sequence ATGGTTGCCGAAAGCAAGGAACAGCGGCTCATCACTTGGGGGCTGCTGTTGGGTTTGATTCTGTCGTCCGTCGATCAGACGATTGTCGCTGCTGCGATGCCGAATGTGCTGGGGGAATGGGGAGATCTTTCCCTGTACAGCTGGGCCTTCTCGGTCTATATGCTGGCTTCGACGGTCACCATGCCGATCTACGGCAGGCTGGCGGATTTGTTCGGACGTAAACTCACATACATGGCCGGGATGGGACTCTTCCTCCTCGGTTCGCTGCTCTGCGGGATGGCCGGCAGCATGGCGTCGTTCATCGCATTCCGGGGAGTTCAGGGACTGGGGGCGGGGGCTCTGATGCCTATCGCCTTCACGATCGCAGCCGATGTATTCCCTCCCGAGCGAAGGGGCAGGTTCATGGGCTTGTTCAGCGCGGTCTTCGCCGTCAGCAGTATCGTGGGACCGGCGCTGGGCGGATGGATGACGGAGCTGTGGAGCTGGCGGGGGATCTTCTGGATCCAGCTGCCGATCGGAGCAGCCGCTCTCTATTTCGTGAGAAAAGGACTTCATGAAGATGTCCGAAGGCAGCAAAAGCCTTCGGTCGACGGGTGGGGGGCGCTGCTGCTGGCAGGCGGTGTTACCTCGCTGCTGACAGCCTTGGTAGTGGGCGGGGAGACGTATGCTTGGGGGAGCGCTCCCGCGCTGGGATGGTTCGCCGTCTCCACCCTGCTGCTCGGGGCTTTCATCGGGGTCGAGATGCGCGTGAAGGAGCCGCTCATTCCCCTGCGCCTGTTCCGGCTGAAAACCCTGGGGTACGGCAGCCTGGCCGGATTCTTCGTGAGTGCGGGCATGTTCGGGGCGATTGCTTACGTTCCCCTGTATGTACAGGGCGTCATGGGGCTCAGCGCATCAACCGCCGGCTCGATGCTTATTCCGCTGATGCTGTCGGCGGCGGTCACCTCCATGGCCTGCGGACGCTGGATGCTCCGCACCACCTTCCGGGGGATCCTGCTCCCAAGCCTCGCACTGATGCTGGCCGGCTTCCTGCTCCTCAGCCGGCTGGATACCGATTCCTCCCTGCCGGAGCTCCTGCTCAGCCTGATCCTCACCGGTCTCGGGATGGGAGCCGTCTATCCGGCGCTGGGGACGGCGGCGCAGCATGCGGTCGACTGGCAGGAGAGAGGGGCGGCGACGTCCTGCTCCCAATTCTTCCGCTCGATCGGCGGGACCATCGGTGTCAGTGTCCTGGGCAGTCTGCTGGCCGGCCGGATGTCGGCATGGCAGGAACTCCTGGTCTCCAGGAGCGTGAGTGCGGCCGGGTCGCAGCTTGAAGCGGGCGCCCGGCCGGAGATGGTGCTGCTGGACCCGGCCGGGCGGGCCTCGCTGCCTCCGGAGCTGCTGAGCGCCGGGGAGGCTGCTCTCAGCTCGGCGATCGGGGACGTCTTCCTGGCGGGGGCGCTGTTCGTCGCCATCGGACTTGCCGCCAGCACCTTGCTTGGCAGCGCCCGTCTTGTTCAACGGTCCCGATAG
- a CDS encoding SMI1/KNR4 family protein produces the protein MDDVGLYAMLSLIVPIAVIIVIIIGKMLRHQEIPDSRYTPFDQITGHAPVVFQEHKETKEDEDEAGDDKDKNEREGCCVLEGDGLYRKLLDEGIAGPQEIRGCSEEELRNFEMENNLRLPGSYRNFLLTAGHGAGRLLHGTDILWDQVTSLREAAEELLAENNESFTLPEDAFVFSMHQGYAFMYFLLSDGENPAVYMYVEGSGVPRKAYSSFDAFLLEELKLHSERQNGKSETA, from the coding sequence ATGGACGATGTTGGACTATATGCGATGCTGTCGCTGATCGTGCCGATTGCTGTCATAATCGTCATTATCATTGGAAAGATGCTCCGTCACCAGGAGATCCCGGACAGCCGGTATACGCCCTTCGACCAGATTACCGGACATGCGCCGGTAGTGTTCCAGGAGCATAAGGAAACGAAGGAGGACGAGGACGAGGCGGGGGATGACAAGGACAAGAATGAACGGGAAGGCTGCTGTGTCCTGGAAGGCGATGGCTTATACAGGAAGCTGCTGGACGAAGGGATTGCCGGACCGCAGGAAATCCGGGGCTGCAGTGAGGAAGAACTCAGAAATTTCGAGATGGAGAACAACCTCCGGCTGCCCGGCAGCTACCGGAATTTCCTGCTCACGGCCGGGCATGGAGCAGGAAGGCTGCTTCACGGTACGGATATCTTATGGGATCAAGTAACCAGCCTGAGAGAGGCGGCGGAAGAACTCCTTGCAGAGAACAACGAATCTTTTACGCTTCCTGAGGACGCCTTTGTCTTTTCAATGCATCAGGGGTATGCCTTCATGTACTTTTTGCTGTCTGATGGAGAGAATCCGGCGGTATATATGTATGTGGAAGGCAGTGGTGTACCCCGGAAGGCTTATTCATCATTCGATGCCTTCTTGCTGGAAGAACTGAAGCTGCATAGCGAGAGGCAAAATGGGAAGTCGGAGACTGCGTAA
- a CDS encoding stalk domain-containing protein produces the protein MKKRRLKGLSALLLAAALMAALPPAGIRAQQALPDQRTPAQVEAVRLLLDQGIAKETVEKLGPRAELAAAVLRSRKLSRTELDKLVQGLARYPDDLAFTSKEIEGMQELTTGELFSPQNQGVALARRMIDYKPIDITINSAPTVFDPWEEFHQPVYLNDQAYLPVYRMMTILGGDAEWNGISKNVTLIAPWQSRWKLKIGSKEVHNASGDLIGTLSGPALQVENQVLVPFDFWSAIMGFRSEWDSGRKSFLLVTEPLFDPDSPVEGYGGGDHGYIMPDLNVRLDSGYARLTSLPINYNGLIYYPLDTGAGLLGMTAVYDPQARRLALTTDKATQEKNEGVPVPPSPHLSGVPVDIIPSVQVSLDGMQTAADGTPLALSFPLVMHLGQVFLPVNELAALTGHQVTYSASDAEKTLTLTKPPSRRILEKLAPGVSRDDVRRLLGNSPRVVYDAADGTRSWEYRFVTDEFPLSPLYSDPAVPEANTAGPYKLAAVDREALMSGKLALQLFVHHEPDSLNMSGYTLYRKLGDSIRETRVAADGTLTEKELP, from the coding sequence ATGAAAAAACGAAGGTTAAAGGGACTGTCCGCCCTGCTGCTGGCGGCTGCACTGATGGCTGCCCTGCCGCCGGCAGGAATCCGTGCCCAGCAGGCGCTACCGGACCAGCGGACTCCCGCGCAAGTGGAGGCGGTGCGGCTGCTGCTGGATCAAGGGATCGCGAAGGAAACCGTGGAGAAGCTCGGTCCCCGGGCAGAGCTGGCGGCAGCCGTTCTCCGCTCCCGGAAGCTTAGCCGCACAGAGCTGGATAAGCTGGTGCAGGGGCTGGCGCGTTATCCGGACGATCTGGCTTTCACAAGCAAGGAGATCGAAGGTATGCAGGAGCTTACTACTGGTGAACTGTTTTCACCCCAAAATCAAGGAGTCGCCCTAGCCCGTCGAATGATAGACTATAAGCCCATCGACATCACAATCAATTCTGCCCCCACTGTCTTTGACCCCTGGGAAGAATTTCACCAGCCGGTCTACTTGAATGATCAAGCCTATCTGCCTGTTTACCGGATGATGACCATCCTTGGAGGAGATGCCGAGTGGAACGGAATCTCGAAGAATGTCACCCTGATCGCTCCGTGGCAAAGCCGCTGGAAGTTAAAAATTGGCAGCAAAGAGGTTCATAATGCCTCGGGCGACCTCATCGGCACCCTGTCCGGGCCGGCTCTGCAGGTGGAGAACCAGGTGCTCGTGCCCTTCGATTTCTGGAGTGCCATCATGGGATTCCGTTCGGAATGGGATTCGGGCCGGAAGTCGTTCCTGCTTGTCACAGAGCCGCTGTTTGATCCGGATTCCCCGGTTGAAGGCTACGGAGGCGGTGATCACGGCTACATCATGCCGGATCTGAATGTGCGGCTCGACAGCGGGTACGCCAGGTTGACGAGCCTGCCGATTAATTACAACGGACTGATCTATTACCCTCTCGATACGGGCGCCGGGCTTCTGGGTATGACGGCCGTATACGATCCCCAGGCCAGACGGCTTGCGCTGACAACCGATAAGGCGACCCAAGAAAAGAACGAAGGCGTACCGGTCCCTCCGTCGCCGCATCTCAGCGGTGTTCCGGTAGACATCATCCCTTCTGTGCAGGTATCGCTTGACGGTATGCAGACTGCCGCCGATGGAACGCCGCTGGCGCTCAGTTTCCCCCTGGTAATGCACCTGGGCCAAGTATTCTTGCCGGTCAATGAGCTGGCTGCGCTCACAGGCCACCAGGTCACCTACAGCGCATCGGACGCTGAGAAGACCCTCACCCTGACCAAGCCGCCGTCCCGCCGCATCCTCGAGAAACTGGCACCGGGCGTCTCCCGAGACGATGTGCGAAGACTGCTGGGCAACTCCCCGCGGGTGGTGTACGATGCGGCCGATGGCACCCGCAGCTGGGAATACCGCTTCGTCACCGACGAATTCCCCCTCTCTCCGTTGTATTCGGACCCGGCCGTCCCGGAAGCCAACACCGCCGGACCCTACAAGCTTGCAGCCGTAGACCGGGAAGCGCTGATGAGCGGGAAGCTTGCGCTGCAGCTGTTCGTACACCATGAGCCGGACAGCCTGAACATGAGCGGCTATACCCTCTACCGGAAGCTCGGCGACAGCATCCGGGAGACCCGTGTGGCGGCGGACGGCACCCTGACCGAGAAAGAATTGCCTTAG
- the htpG gene encoding molecular chaperone HtpG: MAVKEFKAESKRLLEMMINSIYTQREIFLRELISNASDAIDKIYYKALTDDKLVFDKENYYIKVTADKDARTLTISDTGIGMTQEELETNLGVIAKSGSLAFKKENELKDGHNIIGQFGVGFYSAFMVADEVTVVSRALGSDQAYKWHSKGADGYTIEPCEKEAVGTEITMKIKENTEDDNYDEFLQEYRLKAIIKKYSDFIRYPVKMDVKVHKPKEGAENEFEEQVEEQTVNSMVPIWRKNKNELTSEDYENFYQEKRYGFDKPLTHLHISADGAVVYQAILYIPENPPFDYYTKEYEKGLELYSNGVLIMNKCADLLPDYFGFVKGMVDSEDLSLNISREMLQHDRQLKLIAKNIKNKIKSQLASLLKDDREKYEKFFKAFGRQLKFGVYNDYGMNKDELQDLLLFYSSTEKKQVTLDEYVARMPEDQKYIYYASGESIQRIERLPQTELVADKGYEILYFTDDIDEFAIKMIRSYKEKEFRSVSSGDLGIEPSADEKQDEAQESETKDLFEHMKSVLSDKVKQVRASKRLKSHPVCLTTEGDVSIEMEKILKQMPSGGDVSADKILEINVNHEVFQSLKNAFEQDKEKLSLYTNLLYNQALLIEGLPIQDPVDFTNDICKIMK, translated from the coding sequence ATGGCCGTTAAAGAGTTCAAAGCCGAATCCAAACGACTGCTGGAGATGATGATCAACTCCATCTACACCCAGAGGGAGATCTTCCTCCGGGAGCTCATCTCCAACGCCAGCGACGCGATCGACAAGATCTATTACAAGGCGCTGACGGATGACAAGCTTGTGTTCGACAAGGAAAACTATTACATAAAGGTGACGGCCGACAAGGACGCCCGTACGCTGACGATCTCCGATACGGGTATCGGCATGACGCAGGAGGAGCTTGAGACGAACCTCGGCGTCATCGCGAAGAGCGGCTCGCTGGCCTTCAAGAAAGAGAACGAGCTGAAGGACGGCCACAACATCATCGGCCAATTCGGCGTGGGCTTCTACTCCGCGTTCATGGTCGCCGACGAAGTGACCGTTGTGAGCCGTGCGCTGGGCAGCGACCAGGCGTACAAGTGGCATTCGAAGGGGGCGGACGGCTACACCATCGAGCCGTGTGAGAAGGAAGCGGTAGGCACCGAGATCACCATGAAGATCAAGGAGAATACCGAAGACGACAACTACGACGAGTTCCTCCAAGAATACCGCCTGAAGGCGATCATCAAGAAGTACTCGGACTTCATCCGCTATCCTGTCAAGATGGACGTCAAAGTCCACAAGCCGAAGGAAGGCGCGGAGAACGAATTCGAGGAGCAGGTCGAAGAGCAGACCGTGAACAGCATGGTGCCGATCTGGCGCAAGAACAAGAATGAGCTGACAAGCGAGGACTACGAGAACTTCTACCAGGAGAAGCGCTACGGCTTTGACAAGCCGCTGACACACCTGCACATCAGTGCGGACGGGGCTGTAGTGTACCAGGCGATCCTGTACATTCCGGAGAATCCGCCGTTCGACTACTACACCAAAGAGTACGAGAAAGGGCTCGAGCTGTACTCCAACGGCGTGCTCATCATGAACAAGTGTGCGGACCTGCTGCCCGACTACTTCGGCTTCGTGAAGGGGATGGTCGATTCCGAGGACCTCTCGCTGAACATCTCCCGTGAGATGCTGCAGCATGACCGCCAGCTGAAGCTCATCGCGAAGAACATCAAGAACAAGATCAAGTCCCAGCTCGCCTCCCTGCTGAAGGACGACAGAGAGAAGTACGAGAAGTTCTTCAAGGCGTTCGGCCGCCAGCTGAAGTTCGGCGTCTACAACGACTACGGCATGAACAAGGACGAGCTGCAGGATCTGCTCCTGTTCTACTCCTCCACAGAGAAAAAACAGGTTACGCTTGACGAGTATGTCGCGAGAATGCCGGAAGACCAGAAGTACATCTACTATGCCTCCGGCGAGTCCATCCAGCGCATCGAGCGTCTGCCGCAGACGGAGCTTGTCGCGGACAAGGGCTACGAGATTCTGTACTTCACCGACGATATCGACGAGTTCGCGATCAAGATGATCCGCTCGTACAAGGAGAAGGAATTCCGTTCCGTCTCGAGCGGCGACCTTGGCATCGAGCCATCGGCGGACGAGAAGCAGGATGAAGCGCAGGAAAGCGAAACGAAGGACCTGTTCGAGCACATGAAGAGCGTGCTGTCCGATAAGGTGAAGCAGGTGCGGGCGTCGAAGCGTCTCAAGTCGCATCCGGTGTGCCTGACCACGGAAGGCGATGTCTCGATCGAGATGGAGAAGATCCTGAAGCAGATGCCGAGCGGCGGCGACGTGTCCGCGGACAAGATCCTCGAGATCAATGTGAACCACGAGGTGTTCCAGTCGCTGAAGAACGCATTCGAGCAGGACAAGGAGAAGCTGAGCTTGTACACGAACCTGCTGTACAACCAGGCGCTGCTGATCGAAGGCCTGCCGATTCAGGATCCGGTCGACTTTACGAACGATATCTGCAAGATCATGAAGTAA
- a CDS encoding squalene/phytoene synthase family protein has product MSMLQKTSRTFYIPISRLEQGLREAVTSAYLCMRAIDEIEDHEELDPKVKSELLYGMREAFRGPDLKEATTRLLAPYQGILPAVTMQVHEWAQLCPSTIASTVYKYIAMMSEQMAEWVDRKWTIRTEADLDRYTYSVAGMVGEMLSDLWYWYDGTKTDRDKAVAFGRGLQAVNILRNRGEDLERGVDFFPEGWEFNEMLQYTRRNLSMADAYIADLKDGPALSFCKIPLALAHATVKLIAGGGNKLTRDAVLKIVNRLGG; this is encoded by the coding sequence ATGAGCATGCTGCAAAAAACGAGCAGAACTTTTTATATTCCCATCAGCCGTCTGGAACAGGGGCTCCGGGAAGCCGTCACCTCGGCCTACCTCTGTATGCGGGCGATCGACGAAATTGAAGACCATGAAGAGCTCGATCCCAAGGTCAAGTCGGAGCTGCTGTACGGCATGCGCGAAGCCTTCCGCGGCCCGGATCTGAAGGAAGCGACGACCCGGCTGCTGGCTCCTTACCAAGGCATTCTGCCGGCCGTCACGATGCAGGTGCATGAGTGGGCGCAGCTCTGCCCGTCGACCATCGCCTCGACCGTGTACAAATACATCGCGATGATGTCCGAGCAGATGGCCGAGTGGGTTGACCGCAAGTGGACCATCCGTACCGAAGCGGACCTCGACCGGTATACATACAGCGTAGCCGGCATGGTGGGCGAGATGCTCTCGGACCTCTGGTACTGGTACGACGGAACGAAGACGGACAGAGACAAGGCGGTTGCTTTCGGCCGCGGACTGCAGGCGGTGAACATTCTCCGCAACCGTGGGGAGGATCTGGAGCGGGGCGTGGACTTTTTCCCGGAAGGGTGGGAGTTTAACGAAATGCTTCAGTACACGCGCCGCAACCTGTCGATGGCGGATGCCTATATCGCCGACCTGAAGGACGGTCCGGCGCTCAGCTTCTGCAAGATTCCGCTGGCGCTGGCGCATGCGACCGTAAAGCTCATTGCGGGCGGCGGCAATAAGCTGACCCGGGACGCCGTGCTGAAGATTGTGAACCGGCTCGGGGGTTAA